One Scophthalmus maximus strain ysfricsl-2021 chromosome 7, ASM2237912v1, whole genome shotgun sequence genomic window, GACGCGTGAACGCGAGAggatctgacacacacacaggaagtgggcgcggcgcggcgcgtcTCTCCTCACCCAGAACTTGATCAGGTAGAAGGCGTTCTGCGGGCCCTTGGCAAACAGCTCCTTGAGGCCGCCCTTCTTCTCGGGGAACTTGTCGTAGATCTGCCTGATGTCGACACACTCCAGCAGCGGGTCGCTGTAGCTCAGGCTGCTCTGGTTGATGTGGACGAACAGGTGCTTGTTGtactgaggacagagagagagagacagagggtgaggacggagagagagacagagggtgaggacggagagagagacagagggtgaggacggagagagagaggacggagagagagacagagggtgaggacggagagagacagagggtgaggacggagagagagacagagggtgaggacggagagagagagagacagagggtgaggacggagagagacagagggtgaggacggagagagagacagagggtgaggacggagagagagagagacagagggtgaggacggagagagagacagagggtgaggacggagagagacagagggtgaggacggagagagagacagagggtgaggacggagagagagagagacagagggtgaggacggagagagagagagacagagggtgaggacggagagagagagagacagagggtgaggacggagagagagagagacagagggtgaggacggagagagagacagagggtgaggacggagagagagagagagggtgaggacggagagagagaggacggagagagagacagagggtgaggacggagagagagacagagggtgaggacggagagagagacagagggtgaggacggagagagagagagacagagggtgaggacggagagagagacagagggtgaggacggagagagagagagagggtgaggacggagagagagacagagggtgaggacggagagagacatatatatatatatatatacaaacgcacacatatacccacatatatgtgtataaactgtattatatatgttatatatgatacatacatacatgcacagtataaacacataaatatacaaacaaatatacatacataatcATGACTGAGAAATCGGTTGTATAAACATACTACATGTCTCTCAGCAGCTGACGTCACTGAGAATGTGGTCGACTAAGTTTTCCTCCCAATAAGGTGAATGCAGAACCTCATTAACACGCTGAAGAGCATTTCCTGCTCCGCCTCGTTCAGTGATGTAAATGATGCAGGACAATAACGCCTCACTTTGCAGGCAGCGTCTGTTCCGGCGTCATCGTGCGACAGTTCTgattttctggtttgttttgtttttattgtccatAACCAGAGAAGCAACAAGATGAACGGCAGCTGTCCGAGAGCCGAATGTAGAAAGATGACGGTGAGTCCGGCGAGTGGCAGGATGACGGATAGACGGAGCGGACGCACAGATAGAGCTTCAGAAAGGTCATTCACATTGAACACACAAAGGGCTGTGACGCTGCTCCCTGCCGCCGGGGTATCTGTCATCTGGGTATATGGGACAACAGGGAGACAACAgggagcgtgtgtgtatgtgtgtgtgtgtgtgtgtgtgtgtgtctgagtgtgtgtgtgtgtgtctgagtgtctgtgagtgtgtgagtgtgtgtgtgtgagcgtgtgtgtgtgtgtgtctgagtgtctgtgagtgtgtgagtgtgtgtgtgtgtgtgtgagtgagtgtgtgtgagtgtgtgagtgtgtgtgtgtgtctgtgtgtgtttgtgagtgtgagtgtgtgtgtgtgtgtgagtgtgtgtgggtgtgtgtgtgtttgtgtgtgtgtgagtgtgtgtgagtgagtgtgtgtgtgtgtgtgtgtgtgtgtgtgtgtctgtgagtgtttgtgtgtgtgtgtgtgtgtgtgtgtgtgtgtgtgtgtgtctgtgtgtgtgtatctgtgtgtgagtgtgtgtgtgtgtgtgtgtgtgtgtgtctgtgtgtgtgtatctgtgtgtgagtgtgtgtctgtgtgtgtgtgtgtgtgtgtgtgtgtgagagtgtgtgtgtgtgtgtgtgtgtgtgtgtgtgtgtctgtgagtgtttgtgtgtgtgtgtgtgtgtgtgtgtgtgtgtgtgtgtgtgtgtgtgtgtctgtgtgtgtgtatctgtgtgtgagtgtgtgtctgtgtgtgtgtgtgtgtgtgtgtgtgagagtgtgtgctcGTCTTTCTGTGGTTGCGAGGGACAATTTGGGTTCAACACGATGTTTCGGGGACGTTTCGGCCTCTGAGGTCAGTTTATGGGTCAAGACCATAGACTGTTCATAAAGATGGACATGTCTCAGAATctgtgcctgaagcctgtattctctggaatgaccagcagagggcgactcgactggttgtttctatacaGTCCATGAGACTTCTCTCTTGAGTGAAGGAGACGACAAAGCACCGTATTGACTGGGGGGgcgtggatactgtgtgattgacagcttctACCATCCGATGGACGTGGTGTAACCTCCGAAATGTGCTGTGTTAAGACGTGCGTGTCACTCACGGCCTCCTGGTCCCTCTGCGTTTCCAGGAAGGATGAGAACTCCACCAGTCGTAGCTTGGTGGTGCCGATGGAGCGACCCTGCCACGCTGGCTCTCTGTGCGTCTGGGCGGAAGTGGGGGGCTCGTAgcctggaccacacacacacacacacacacacacacacacacagttaaaccTCACTGAACTTGGCAAAACGCGATATCACACACAGACGTGCCACtaaatcaaattaatatttggtgtccggagcaacatttacatacgtccccccaaaaaattgacacttcattttaatttcagtccaACTTTGCTGTTCTAGAGTCAGTTATTCCTTACGAGTgatgtcaccccccccccccaccacacacactctctgcagagacacacaggagagagggcGGCCTGCCCGCCCCACGGAGAGGAGGGGACGGTACCGGGGTCCCGCTCACCTGAGATGGTGGTGGTCCCCGCTGTCTGCACGCTGTAGGCCTGCTGGGAGAACGGCTTGATGCTGAAAGAGACGACACGGGAGACGAGTGAAAGGGCTGAAAGACGGAGAGACACAGTCGCCCGGGAggaattctctctctccctcctgcgtCTCGTACGAACGCTGGCGGGAGCGCGGAGGTCAAGAGCATCTCGCCCCCCCCCGCGCCCCATTTACCGCCATTATCCTCATCATCGCACGGCCGGGCGACGCAAGGAGCTCGATAATCAAACATACATACGAAGAAGACGTGGCCGCCATGGAAACGACAGACGCGTCACGTTAACGGCTGAGAAAAAGCACAATGGTCAGACTCACTCTTCTGCGGCGGAGCTGGACTGTCCCCCGGGAATCATCCCCTGCCACAgctggagacagacacaaacacgtacaTTAATACTGGAGAACCTCATACCAAACATCTCCGATGCTGCGAAGTGCATCTCGTCTATGCGTCGATCCGATACCTTCGTCTTTAAAGGGAATTGGATTGAAGCTgcgattttctttttccagaaatcacttcttctaagagctgcaacagtgaatcgattaggaatcgactactaaattaatctccaactattttgatagtcgatgaatcggttcaagtcgtttttatggaaaaaaaaagtcaagattctctgatttcatcttcttcaatgtgaatatgttctggtttctttgctcctctgtgacagagaactgaagatctttggtgtcgtggacgaaacaaaacatcatcttggagatttgggggaaacacgatcgatatttttcaacattctatgaaccaaacaactgatcgattaatcgataaaataatcgacagatgaatcgataatgaaaataatcgttagatcTGTCAATATTTCATGCCAGAAAGTCCCGCGCGTTAAACCATAATGTGTTTCATACTGTCACTGTAAAAAGATACAGACTAAAGGTCTGTtcgtttttttatgaattattatttattcctagatttatttagtGGTGAAGTTGCTGTGACTGTTAAAATCTTTAACggtcttttattttcataacctTCACTGCAAGAGTTTCTTAAAAAGAAGTCACTGCTGTTTATTCAtagatttattcatttgtgttgttttgctgttgtgaaaCCGTAAAAACCagataataaaagaagttcTATGTCATATATCTGTGTGTCAAAGGGTTTTACCCTGAGCCAGGTCGAGCAACAACGACAGGAATCATCACTTCACACAGGGTCAGTAGAAAACAGCTgataaaatacctaaaatacgTGTTCTTTTAATCCACTGGTGCTCGGTATCCGCCGATACGCAAAAGTTCAGGTAGCGGCACATCTCCAGCACACTGAACTGAGTGAATGTGGTCTCTGTGATGATGCTCTCGAAGAGAACACTGTGTGTCGGAGCGTGCTGGTGTCACCTGTGCGTTGCCGGGGAAGCTGGCCCGTACGATCCCCGGCAGGAGCTTGCTGTGTATGGCCGTGGCCGAGACGATCTGGGCCGACGACATGGACGAGATGCTCTGCAGCGCTTTCTCCTTGGCGCTCTGGTCCTGCAcgtccacaaacaaacactgtcgtCATCGTTACTACGGCGATCACTGTCCCCTGAGCACGGTGAGTCGCGAGCAGCACAACTGGAATGATCTGCATTATCGTCAGTAATAGAAATCTAAAGCcggaggggtcaaaggtcgtgACTGTTGTCGTCCGACTGACGACGGGCGCCATTATTCCACGAATCAAAAATTCCAACAGCAATTTGAGAAAACCGCCCAATGTGGAGCATTTACCAACAGAACATCACTGAGGAAGAGTAGCACGCTTCAATCAAAGACttctttgatatttaaaaaatatatgatataagtACAATATAtaagatattaaatattatatatatatagatatagatatatcaatATTCTTTAAAGGCAGGATCATTGACTTATTGTGTAGGTCATTAGTTTATGGACTGTacttattttcatcatcaaattCCAAGATAAGATCCAAAAGAATGCTGCACAAGACTGATGTGACATTGTTTGGAGATCGTTTAAGACTCTGATGTATGAATCTGTTCTGTGGGTGGAGCTTCTTTTTCTACCCGTTTCATTCATGGGGGTAATTAGTGCTAATCTGCACTGATCCGCTGAAACGTAAGACGTGACGGGTCACTGCGACACCTCTTACCTTTAGTTTGGACTGGAATTCCCGGGATTTTCTTCTGGCTAGAACCTGGATATGACTGGAtacctggaggagaggaaacaggagagaggaggaaacaggagagaagaggagaggaaacaggagagaagagagaggagaggaaacaggagagaagaggagaggaaacaggagagaggaggagaggaaacaggagagaggagagaggagaggaaacaggagagaggaggaaagaggagagaagaggagaggaaacaggagagaggaggagaggaaacaggagagaagaggagaggaaacaggagagaggaggagaggaaacaggagagaggaggagaggaaacaggagagaggagagaagaggagagaggggacgagagaggggacgtggagggtagaaaacagaggaggaaggaccaAACAGTGAGTTGCCATGGTTATGAAAAGACTGTTGCCACAGTGGAGgggcgcgtgcacacacacacacacacacacacacacacacacacacactctcgacTCCCCTGACAACAGTGAATAGACCCATCAATGTGCATCTTTTGAGAGCAGAGACACCTGGGAACAGGCCGGGAGCCGAGACACCGCGACGACACGGCgtgcagctgctgccgccgctcgcTGCGACGACGTGACGATGTTTAGTTGCATCTAAAAAAGCTGCTCGACCGGTTAAAgctaaaaaataattttttttgaagaaacgATACTGAAGAGGAAtcgtcctcgtctctcttttcGTTCTGTCTCTTTGTGCACGTGACGTTGCCTGTTTGCGTTCATCCTGTGATTCACCGCCCCCTTGTGGCCACGGTGGGCTACTGCTCGCTGGTCCACCGCTCGCTGCATCTTTACATTTCTGAATATTTCCGTGGGGGCGTGGCCTGTTGACGTGGCGACGACCACTGGgtgacttctatagaaacaacccgTGGAGTCGCCCCCcgctggtcagtacagagaatacaggcttcagacactcttacattggcttcatttctaTCTACAGTCTGTGGCTGGAATGTGAAACTCCTGTTGCGTGGAAGGTTTTCACAAACATATGTAAGGTAATGCTCTCGTAATAACCTTCGCCTGGGAGATTAGGATTTCTGTTTGtggtcagcaggattacgctgAAAACTACTGAAGGGATTTAGGTGAAACTcggaggaaggatggaacatgggccgaGAAAGAAGCCATTAAATATTGGTgcggatctggacaaaggggcggatcttTCTTTCACATcgtggcctttttttcctttcttcacatttcacatattGACTGTCTGTTCCTCAGCCTGGAAGACGACGTCCACGCAGACAAGAACAACACCGACTGTGAGAGAGAATCTGATACGACTCCTGTTATGAACAAGTTACGTTTTCGTCTGCTCCGTGTTTTGTCCTTTCATAACCCGAAAACCCTTCCTGCCACAAAACCTTTCATAATTTCCTGTGAGTAGACGCATTTATTTgtccttcttctctctgaccAAACGTAACCACTCACTGACCATTACAGTTTTCATACAGTTTCCCTCTGAACATATCTGATGTGAAGCTCACtcccgtcatcatcatcatcgtcatcatcatcatcatcatcatcgtcatcatcattaccTGTTTCCTCGTCCGCGTCTTGCCCGTTCGCAGCTTGATGTACCTGGCTATCAGCTCGTTACGgcctgcaggagaaaaaaagacacaggacgtattgatgaaacattttgcacatacacacacacacacacacacacacacacacacacacacacacacacacacacacacacacacccacacaccctcTATTCGGGCCgatcttccctctctcacaaaCCATCACACGCAGAAATCATGTGACCCTGACAAACAACTTAGTGCCTGATTTGGTCTCTGTTGACCCAGCGACCTTGTGACGACAACCCCGTtgagcacccacacacacacacacacacacacacacacacacgcgcgcgcgcacacacacacgcgcgcacacacaaaaatcacacacgCCACGGCCCTGAATACACATGACCCAACAATACAGGCATTCATGCAGACTGGCTGTCCCCTGATTAAAGGAACCAGCAGGCCAGCTGTACccatgcttacacacacacacacacacacacacacacacacacacacacacacacacacacacacacttacaatgCTGAATAATTCAACCCATTCAACAGGGAGCACAGCAGACTCAGCATGACCTGGCTAGTATAGATTAGTCCGGGAGAAGAAGacggccgagagagagagagagagagagagagagagagagagagagagagagagagagagagagagagagagagagagagagagagacagagagagaaaggaaaagaaaaagaaaagaaggagcagAAAAACCTCAGAGTTACATCCAGAAAACCTGTAACAGACACGCTGCTTTGTTCagctgcgtctgtgtgtgtgtgtgtgtgtgtgtgtgtgtgtgtgtgtgtgtgtgtttgtgtgtgtgtgtttccagcacagaaacacagattaGTTAACAGATTAACTGTGCTGCACTGCGGAGGCCTCTCCGAGTCCGGGGAGAACGAACAAACACCTGGTTTTAAAACACTTGGTTGGATCATGGAGATGAAGTTTATCTTTGACATGGTTTTCATTTGCTTTAGAAGGAACATTTGTGGCTCAGGTTCTCTCTGTTTTCAGTTCCGACCAAGTGGAAAACCAAAGTCAGGCCAGCTGGCAGACTGACGGTCAAGATCAGCACAAAGCcaaacctccacacacacacacacacacacacacacacacacacacaccacccaaaTGGCTCACAACAATAGCCCTAACTAACTAGCAGATGGTGCGTGTGTgcctttgtgcgtgtgtgtgtatgtgtgtgtgtgtgtgtgtgtgtgtgtgtgtgtgtgtgtgcgtgtgtgtgtatgtgtgtgtgtgtgtgtgtgtgtgtgtgtgtgtgtgtgtgtgtgtgtgtgtgtgtgtgtgtgtgtgtgtgtgtgtgtgtgtgtgtgtgtgtgtgctgaccaCTCTCACTGAGATAGGGAGCTTAGAGTGATAAAATCTACAGCTCCTCATGCAGGTGTTTTCCTTCCAGCAATCAGAAGCTGCCACTGacgacagcacacacacacacacacacacacacacacacacacagacatgtatgTACATGCACGagtgccaacacacacacacacactgagtgggTCCTGGCTGCGGAGGCTGACATCTGACTCCAGAGGGGCCAGCTGGTCTTTCTAGGAGGCTTAACGGTGAATTATCATCCTTCACTAACCCTGCGGcacacatccctctctctcgccctccctccctccctctctctctcaaaaactctcgcacacacacacacattacacacacacacccctccctcctttttccctccctctcttccccccttccatccatcctctgTTCTGGctgttcccttttttctccctcctcctcctccttcgtccCTCTCGTCGTGAATGGGCTTCCCCTTCtgctccctcccttcctcccttcctcccttcctctcttccctctctctctttctgtactTGCCCAGAGAAAGTCTTCAAGGCCAAAGTCAGATGGTCATTAACTGTGACCAACAGAactaccctcctcctcttcctcctcctcttcttcctcctcctcttcttcctcctcttcctcttcctcctccttcctcttcttcctcttcttcctcctcttcctcttcctcctcctcctcctccttctcctcctcctcctcctcctcttcctcttcctcctcctccttctcctcctcctcctcctcctcttcctcctcctcctcctccttctcctcctcctcctcctcctcttcctcttcctcttcctcttcctcctcctcctcctcttcctcttcctcctcctcctcctcctcctcctcctcctcctctccatctccaggCTCTTGTGCGCGAGCAGATACCGAGGGAGGCGGCCGGAGGATAAACAGAGTTTACATTGATTTTGAAGCGTTGGGTCGAGATGTGAGAGTTTTCTCATGAAACAGTGACACAAGAGGCCGAACTCACGAGATGAAGAGTGACTCGGTTTACAGTAAACGAGAATCCTCAAGATTCAGTGGAAGCGACCGATTGAAATGCGACACGAGAAACGAGTTATCATCGGATTTGTCGACGgtcatgaaaatgtcaattaGAACAAATAACCACTTCTGAAACCAGaagtattttcttcttcttccctccgtcctctgctgcagcagttCGCCGGCGCTCGCCGCTCACAGTCAGCGGACTGAAGAGGAGCATCGGCTGCTTCAGTGGACGAGGCTGCGGTGGAGAGGTGGTGGCGGTGAGGAGCCCCGGTGGCTTGACCCCTGAGGACGACCTCGGGGACCACGGGGCCCGGGAGCTCTGACCCTCCCCGGAGCCTCGGCCACGcgtttgtctttatttgttttcccgGTTGGTTAGTTTGGGACTTTTCAGGAACACTTTGCTGAGATCAGCGCACGGTTAATCATTTGTTTGCCGCTGCCACTTTCCGTCAAAGactaactaaactaaactgaacCCTGGGAATGATTATCTGCGGAGGGGAAACAGgcggtgacatcatcatcatcgcctcTCTTCTCCCTACGTTGACGCCCGGTCGAGTATAAACGAGCTGctactaacgattattttcataatcgattaatctgtcgtttTTTCTTCTcgattcacatttaagaagctgaaatcatagaatcttgactttaaaaaaaaataaaaactacttgaaccgatttatcgattttcaaaatagttggcgattcattcaTTAGTCGATTATTAATTGATTCACTGTTGCGGCTCTAGTATAAAGTTCttccattttttcaaaattcgTTGGTCAACTTGTGGCACGTAGACGGGAGACAAACAAATCCCCCAGCTCCGATGAAGGATGCGTTACGACACCTCCACTTCAAGGAATTCAACATTTTCACTGAAATGGAATGTGGCCAGGTTTTTATacaagaagaaatgaaaagacttTGATGAGACACATATACTCAAGGTGTTTGAGGAACGTTTGGTAGTGCATGTCTCCGTCACGTCCCACAGCTCACGTTGTCTTCGTCTGTGTTCAACATGTCGCCTGATCCGCAGCTCAGCAGCCGTCGGACGAAGGTTCGATACCGTTTAAAAGGACGTTCGTATTTGTCCAGTGGATCCATACcatgtgtgtgtagggggaCAAAGCCACCGGCCATTTACCTTCTACCTCTCATGCACCTTTGCCGAGGATAATAGCTCCATTATTCACCTTTCTTCATTCTCTCCCTTTTATACGCATCCATTTATGATTCTTCTACGCTTCTCTCCTGCCTCAAGTTCATCCAGGCACATTggcacatttttcttcttttcttctgctgtaACCAGTGGGGGGTTATTCTCAGACCCAAGTAGGTCCCCTACTCATCAGAAATTACCTCTTTCTTTAGACTACTACTACTCACCTGACAATCATTTTACCTTAATGTGATGTTCAAGAAAACCCACTAAGCCacctttaaaggtgacatattatgctcatattcaggttcatattttttaatgtgtgtgaccATTTGAAAAGGTTCGCATGCTTTaaagttcagaaaaggcatcagtgttctcatactgtccattcctgcagctcctcttttcaccctctgtctaaaacgcctggatttcttttagctccgccctcctgataaaccccagtctgctctgattggcccagctggcccagtctgttgtgattggtcaaccgattgTAAAATGTGACGCCCCTTCATCAGAGATGTGGAGATTCTCCGATTTCAGGCGGGGAcacccccaaaagagtccaactgtgacatcacagtgggagagaaatcggaaccagtggttcagagcttcaggctggAGGGTTTAACCAGctcacaagaaaacaacagggtgggttttttcagtttgtggacCAGCAGGCTCCATAGATACTCACATTTATATTCACTAGGGTTTGGTCTGAATTGCATGGAAAAATAATGCTCAGTCTTTACAGTGACCACGAGGTTGTGTGCGTATGGTACAGGTTGATCACTGAGGCCTCCGTGTTTCTAGAAGGGCAAATGATACAGCTTTTCCTATTCCGTGTGCATCACGAGCCGAAAATAAACAAGGTACTGTTTCATAAGTCTGGTTCGCACAGATGTTCGAGTGACgattaaacccccccccccccccccccatcggtCTCGATGCCAAAACGCAGCTtcacccccctctctcgccGTTTCGCCCTTTCGCTGCTCCACTCTGCCTCtgaaaaaacagacactgtCTGTAACGTAATTAGGACCCGATGATAAACGTGTCAACAACCCGGACGTCAACGAGCTAAACCAACAGCGGCGAACACGCCACCAAGGCCAGAAATCAATAGGACAAAAGGAGCTTGAACAGGAGTTTCAGTACGAGTGGGACTGTGGGTACATTACTGTTTCACTCGGAATGTTCTGGAGTTGTTCATCCTGGTTCGCACCTGTTTATTTGAATTACAGAAATCATATTGTGATTGTTTTAGACAATTATTAGCTGTTTTTCTAAAAgacttctctttttccttttccatttcaaaatgtccttgAAGCTGCGGtaattgatttctttcttttcttctattctGGGTCTTTATGGGGGGATGTGCTACAAGCCGTCTCAGTTAGTTTCGGCTAATAACTTAAGTTTctagctgctgctggaaaacaaGGTCGACATAAAGAGCTTCGAAGgtgaatgaaaatattaaagttGTCCTTCCATGAAATCAGAAACAATGAGCAGAAGAGATGCTACAACTTTTCCCTCAGGGCTGAAGGGAACGGCAacgttgtgtgtttgttgattaACTGTGGATTTGTCCCTTGTGGAAAGTTTAAGGTTAAACTCAGGTTACATCCAAACCAATatggtttcatttcaaactgcaTCACTTTTGCTAAATGTACGACGTCCGCACGACTGTGAAGTGTTCAAGCCCATGAAacttttggaaatgctgctcaTCCAGTTTCGGTTTGAACTAACACAACTCTACAAAATGAACTTGAAAACTCAAAACTAGAGATCGAACCATgagaactcctcaggaaaatgttaaccgacgttataaatcaagtgagaagtagagtcactttctcatagacttctatagc contains:
- the tead1a gene encoding transcriptional enhancer factor TEF-1a isoform X1, coding for MERSSWSGSESAGEDMDRLSDSGGDKTMDGDPEGVWSPDIEQSFQEALAIYPPCGRRKIILSDEGKMYGRNELIARYIKLRTGKTRTRKQVSSHIQVLARRKSREFQSKLKCLFVDVQDQSAKEKALQSISSMSSAQIVSATAIHSKLLPGIVRASFPGNAQLWQGMIPGGQSSSAAEDIKPFSQQAYSVQTAGTTTISGYEPPTSAQTHREPAWQGRSIGTTKLRLVEFSSFLETQRDQEAYNKHLFVHINQSSLSYSDPLLECVDIRQIYDKFPEKKGGLKELFAKGPQNAFYLIKFWADLNYSVQDDPAAFYGVSSQYESSENMTITCSTKVCSFGKQVVEKVETEYARFENGRFVYRINRSPMCEYMINFIHKLKHLPEKYMMNSVLENFTILLVVSNRDTQETLLCMACVFEVSNNEHGAQHHIYRLVKE
- the tead1a gene encoding transcriptional enhancer factor TEF-1a isoform X2: MERSSWSGSESAGEDMDRLSDSGGDKTMDGDPEGVWSPDIEQSFQEALAIYPPCGRRKIILSDEGKMYGRNELIARYIKLRTGKTRTRKQVSSHIQVLARRKSREFQSKLKDQSAKEKALQSISSMSSAQIVSATAIHSKLLPGIVRASFPGNAQLWQGMIPGGQSSSAAEDIKPFSQQAYSVQTAGTTTISGYEPPTSAQTHREPAWQGRSIGTTKLRLVEFSSFLETQRDQEAYNKHLFVHINQSSLSYSDPLLECVDIRQIYDKFPEKKGGLKELFAKGPQNAFYLIKFWADLNYSVQDDPAAFYGVSSQYESSENMTITCSTKVCSFGKQVVEKVETEYARFENGRFVYRINRSPMCEYMINFIHKLKHLPEKYMMNSVLENFTILLVVSNRDTQETLLCMACVFEVSNNEHGAQHHIYRLVKE